One Leptolyngbya subtilissima AS-A7 genomic window carries:
- a CDS encoding ABC transporter ATP-binding protein, with protein sequence MLKLANLCKRYGSKPVLQNLSLNLQPGEIYGLLGPNGAGKTTTINIICGLLKADSGTVTIGDRPAGEATKAWVGVMPQSNLLYGSLTCSDNLFFFGRLYGLSRQDCQRRVDICLESVQLLDKKHVPVERLSGGMQRRLSMAAAILHRPKLVILDEPTTGLDIEARQELWQLIRQFKSMGVTVLLTSHLLDEVERLCQRIGILRQGELLAEGTLEELRSRIPAQEIVTVETKDTQGAIARARQLGYPHRTYGGDLAFWVPDQLELKDLLDRFDGIPLDSIARSPVKLEHVYLEVTRQPEGVGRVRE encoded by the coding sequence ATGTTGAAACTCGCAAATCTCTGTAAGCGCTACGGTTCTAAGCCGGTTTTGCAAAATCTCAGCCTGAACCTTCAACCGGGGGAAATCTACGGTCTGCTTGGGCCCAATGGTGCTGGAAAAACCACCACCATCAACATCATCTGCGGCTTGCTCAAGGCCGACAGCGGCACTGTTACTATCGGCGATCGCCCCGCCGGTGAGGCGACTAAAGCCTGGGTGGGAGTGATGCCTCAGAGCAACTTGCTCTACGGCAGCCTCACCTGTAGCGACAACCTATTTTTCTTTGGCCGCCTCTACGGTCTCTCCCGCCAAGACTGTCAGCGACGGGTGGATATCTGCCTGGAGTCGGTACAACTTTTAGATAAAAAACACGTGCCCGTTGAGCGGCTCAGCGGCGGCATGCAGCGGCGGTTGAGCATGGCAGCGGCAATTTTGCACCGCCCCAAGCTAGTGATTCTCGATGAGCCCACCACCGGGCTTGATATCGAGGCTCGCCAAGAGCTATGGCAGCTAATTCGCCAGTTCAAATCGATGGGGGTGACGGTGCTGCTCACTTCCCACCTGCTGGATGAGGTCGAGCGCCTGTGCCAGCGGATCGGTATTTTGCGCCAGGGCGAGCTGCTAGCGGAGGGCACTCTGGAGGAACTGCGATCGCGCATTCCAGCCCAAGAGATTGTCACGGTGGAGACGAAGGACACCCAGGGTGCGATCGCCCGGGCTCGGCAGCTGGGCTATCCCCATCGCACTTACGGCGGCGATTTGGCCTTTTGGGTGCCCGACCAGCTCGAACTTAAGGATCTGCTCGATCGCTTCGACGGCATTCCCCTCGACTCGATCGCCCGTAGCCCGGTGAAGCTGGAGCATGTTTATTTGGAGGTGACCCGGCAGCCTGAGGGAGTAGGGAGGGTAAGGGAGTAG
- a CDS encoding nuclear transport factor 2 family protein, with protein sequence MAGDRELVLAANQAFYRSFEKKDIEAMEAVWSKGMGCLCIHPGRDALKGWVDIREAWARIFENTSYLEIDTDILTVEISGDLAYVVLIENVLQISGREAGSDRFGNRRLEARSMATNGFERMAGQWYMIHHHGSPVVD encoded by the coding sequence ATGGCTGGCGATCGCGAACTGGTCTTGGCCGCAAACCAGGCTTTCTACCGCTCCTTCGAGAAAAAGGACATTGAAGCCATGGAGGCGGTCTGGTCGAAGGGCATGGGCTGCCTCTGCATTCACCCCGGTCGCGATGCCCTCAAGGGCTGGGTCGATATTCGCGAGGCCTGGGCGCGTATCTTTGAGAACACCAGCTACCTCGAAATTGATACCGATATTCTCACCGTTGAGATCAGCGGCGACCTGGCCTACGTGGTGCTGATTGAGAACGTGCTGCAAATTAGCGGCCGCGAAGCCGGGAGCGATCGCTTCGGCAATCGCCGTTTAGAAGCTAGGTCAATGGCTACCAATGGGTTTGAACGCATGGCCGGCCAGTGGTACATGATCCACCACCACGGCAGTCCAGTGGTCGATTGA
- a CDS encoding glycosyltransferase family 39 protein, whose product MRLFKTWQLPPAAGWMLLWFGLALALRLSFLVSKPLWMDEAATMIFALGNSSYSAPLDQVVPLDQLLTPLQPRPEATMGSAIHYLMREDNHPPAYFAIAHLWMNLFPTAQGVALPWAARALPALFGALAAPAVYLAGWLGFRSVLAGQIGAAFMVVSPFGVALSQEARHYSMATLMVALGLACFAVAGWSLRRPRPGEATPQPISFPLALLWVGINALAFATHYFTVLALLAQALVLVALAIYQGRTQPQVLWQRSWRRLYGVMLGTLAACLVWLPVLLNFYGSSQSSNLAIDLSQPRVWLDPIAQTLVGLIFMVITPITNAQGVVGIAAVVLSVLVLLPVLLWMVAQLVRARHLVSQSDNGRFGLFLMGGFVLAAIALFFAITYSLGMDITRGHRYNFVFHPGVMVLVGGLLAVYWPETTAQPRSLQIPFTQQKISGRRSVQLFWIAGLASALFVVSNLAFAKYFAPAQLVRTIQAESTYPVLIGFPATIEAGKPTVIGHEMFSIGWEIHRHFNPSDPDSGWTVPPQFFLWTLPSNPTAPPEEKLAEILSTMPRPFDLWFIHIGSDLSANGCQQLSQTGSGGHPYSHYECTPL is encoded by the coding sequence ATGCGGTTATTCAAAACATGGCAGCTACCACCCGCAGCCGGTTGGATGCTGCTGTGGTTTGGCCTAGCCTTGGCCCTGCGCCTCTCATTTTTGGTGAGCAAGCCCCTCTGGATGGACGAGGCAGCCACGATGATCTTTGCCCTAGGCAACAGCAGCTACTCGGCTCCCCTCGATCAGGTAGTTCCCTTAGATCAGCTGCTCACGCCCCTTCAGCCCCGGCCAGAGGCAACTATGGGCTCAGCCATTCACTACCTCATGCGGGAGGATAACCATCCCCCGGCCTACTTTGCGATCGCCCACCTGTGGATGAACCTGTTTCCCACCGCACAGGGGGTGGCCTTGCCCTGGGCCGCACGCGCCCTGCCTGCCCTATTTGGGGCCTTGGCCGCTCCAGCGGTGTATCTGGCCGGGTGGTTAGGGTTTCGCTCCGTGCTGGCGGGGCAAATTGGTGCGGCCTTTATGGTCGTGTCGCCCTTTGGGGTGGCCTTATCCCAGGAAGCTCGGCACTACAGCATGGCTACTCTCATGGTGGCGCTGGGGCTAGCCTGCTTTGCCGTGGCTGGCTGGAGTCTACGCCGTCCCCGCCCTGGAGAAGCCACGCCCCAACCAATTTCTTTCCCTTTAGCGCTGCTGTGGGTGGGGATCAACGCCCTGGCGTTTGCTACCCACTACTTTACGGTGCTGGCGCTGCTGGCCCAGGCTCTGGTATTGGTGGCCCTGGCTATTTACCAGGGGCGAACCCAGCCCCAGGTCCTCTGGCAGCGCTCCTGGCGACGGCTCTACGGAGTCATGCTGGGAACACTAGCGGCCTGCCTGGTGTGGCTACCGGTGCTGCTCAATTTCTACGGCAGCAGCCAATCCTCCAACCTGGCCATTGACCTCAGCCAGCCCAGGGTGTGGTTGGATCCGATCGCCCAAACCCTCGTCGGGCTGATCTTCATGGTGATCACGCCCATCACCAATGCCCAAGGCGTTGTGGGCATTGCCGCTGTGGTGCTGTCGGTGCTGGTACTGCTGCCCGTGCTGCTGTGGATGGTGGCACAACTGGTGAGGGCTAGGCACCTGGTGAGCCAATCCGACAACGGCCGGTTTGGCCTATTTTTGATGGGTGGGTTTGTGCTGGCGGCGATCGCTCTCTTTTTTGCGATCACCTATAGCTTAGGGATGGATATCACTCGAGGACATCGGTACAACTTTGTTTTCCATCCCGGTGTGATGGTGCTGGTGGGGGGGCTATTGGCCGTCTACTGGCCAGAGACCACAGCCCAGCCGCGATCGCTCCAAATTCCCTTCACTCAACAAAAAATCTCTGGGCGTCGCAGTGTTCAACTGTTCTGGATTGCCGGTTTGGCCAGTGCCCTCTTTGTCGTGAGCAATCTGGCCTTTGCCAAATATTTTGCGCCGGCTCAGCTGGTTCGCACCATCCAGGCAGAATCAACCTACCCGGTGCTCATAGGCTTTCCCGCCACCATTGAAGCAGGCAAGCCCACGGTGATTGGCCATGAGATGTTCAGCATCGGTTGGGAGATCCACCGCCATTTCAACCCCAGTGACCCAGATAGCGGGTGGACTGTGCCGCCCCAATTCTTCCTGTGGACCCTGCCCAGCAACCCCACGGCTCCCCCCGAAGAAAAGCTGGCCGAAATTCTCTCAACCATGCCTCGCCCCTTTGACCTCTGGTTTATCCACATTGGCTCAGATTTGAGCGCCAACGGATGCCAGCAGCTGAGCCAAACGGGCAGCGGTGGACATCCCTACAGCCACTATGAATGCACACCTCTCTAG
- a CDS encoding SpoIID/LytB domain-containing protein: protein MGNKSRRIKIFGGLVFAGLLLVQVSAAPFGGRDTKAGNLSPVLWETTGMVRQSIVDLYRARRLLVQATLPANDAAAGTAAKAPAPAAKTPAAPAGPAAKALAPAANPTANSGPTRSLPQPSAPPAPNNAGAAFDPGKTIDTNLEMRVAVAKNASSLEVATSVDGYLMDINGQNHCNLPAQSSLVLKPQGSGMAVGDCTLGNTAWLEPGEGGYVFVGDSWYKGRVLMITDGSGLMAVNFVLMHDYLSSVVGSEMYVGWPAEALKAQAVAARSYALVHHVRHAQRAYDLDNTQRYQAYKGIAKETNTTQAAVADTTGEFISYNGGIVESLYAASDAIVQAAHGGNGMSQTGAMELASKGYNYTQILGNYYPGTSLSRLVVE, encoded by the coding sequence ATGGGTAACAAGAGCCGTCGAATCAAGATTTTCGGTGGGTTAGTTTTTGCTGGCCTACTGCTGGTGCAGGTGTCGGCGGCTCCCTTTGGGGGTCGAGATACCAAGGCCGGCAACCTCAGCCCGGTCCTGTGGGAGACCACGGGCATGGTGCGTCAGTCCATTGTCGATCTCTATCGGGCGCGGCGATTGCTGGTGCAGGCCACGCTTCCTGCCAATGACGCGGCGGCCGGTACCGCAGCCAAAGCTCCTGCCCCGGCCGCTAAGACTCCTGCAGCCCCCGCTGGCCCAGCCGCTAAAGCTCTGGCTCCAGCCGCCAATCCGACGGCTAACTCTGGCCCAACGCGATCGCTGCCCCAACCATCGGCACCACCAGCCCCTAACAACGCTGGTGCCGCCTTTGACCCCGGCAAAACCATTGACACCAACCTAGAAATGCGGGTGGCAGTCGCCAAAAACGCCTCCAGCCTAGAGGTGGCCACCTCTGTAGACGGCTACCTAATGGACATCAATGGCCAAAACCACTGCAACCTGCCCGCCCAAAGCAGCCTAGTGCTCAAACCCCAGGGGTCTGGCATGGCCGTTGGCGACTGCACCCTCGGCAATACCGCTTGGCTAGAGCCCGGCGAAGGCGGCTATGTCTTTGTAGGCGACAGCTGGTATAAGGGCCGCGTGCTGATGATCACCGATGGCTCTGGCCTGATGGCCGTCAACTTTGTACTCATGCACGACTACCTCAGCAGCGTTGTCGGCAGCGAAATGTATGTCGGCTGGCCAGCCGAAGCGCTCAAGGCCCAGGCAGTAGCCGCTCGCTCCTACGCGCTGGTGCACCACGTGCGCCACGCCCAGCGTGCCTACGACCTCGACAATACCCAGCGCTACCAAGCCTATAAAGGGATTGCCAAAGAGACCAACACGACCCAGGCGGCGGTGGCTGACACTACGGGCGAGTTCATTAGCTATAACGGCGGCATTGTCGAATCGCTCTATGCGGCCTCGGATGCGATCGTGCAGGCGGCCCACGGCGGCAACGGCATGAGCCAAACCGGCGCTATGGAGCTGGCCTCTAAGGGCTATAACTACACCCAAATTTTGGGCAACTACTACCCCGGCACCAGCCTCTCCCGCCTAGTAGTCGAGTAG
- a CDS encoding NfeD family protein, producing the protein MSILNTPVKAVLEDKFYPGVGVIHSVVQPDSKWVVRINGVYWTARAALSGYSFQAGDAIRPIDRQGNTLLIEPV; encoded by the coding sequence ATGTCTATTTTGAATACACCGGTAAAAGCCGTGCTTGAGGACAAATTCTACCCCGGCGTTGGAGTGATTCACTCTGTGGTGCAGCCAGATTCGAAGTGGGTCGTGCGCATCAACGGCGTGTATTGGACGGCTCGTGCTGCCCTGTCAGGATACAGCTTTCAGGCTGGCGATGCGATTCGCCCGATCGATCGCCAGGGCAATACCCTGCTGATTGAACCCGTTTAA
- a CDS encoding sigma-70 family RNA polymerase sigma factor, producing MTNATNTPPKQPANHGPSYDLVQEFVTAVSYLLMPDEFKGTALYKFLIRFAQQWHIANIDLDDVVIEGIKRGVEYILKHDQPIKKPEVWLRQVCLNILRGKVDTTIKDERKVAMATQLAQHPKNPLMESELIEQLEYLEVALNRLSKDDQELIRMKFLYRKTYEQIRQHYKYIAASEDVVVPSAQALRKRESRALERLRKVFLELYEGGASKFY from the coding sequence ATGACCAACGCCACCAATACCCCCCCAAAGCAGCCCGCTAACCATGGGCCTAGCTATGACTTGGTGCAGGAGTTTGTTACGGCCGTGAGCTATTTGCTCATGCCCGACGAGTTTAAGGGCACCGCACTGTACAAATTTCTAATTCGCTTTGCCCAACAGTGGCACATTGCCAACATTGATCTAGACGATGTGGTGATTGAGGGAATTAAACGGGGAGTTGAGTATATTCTCAAGCATGACCAACCGATAAAAAAGCCAGAGGTTTGGCTGCGTCAGGTCTGCCTAAATATTCTCAGGGGCAAGGTCGACACCACAATTAAGGATGAACGCAAAGTTGCCATGGCAACGCAGCTAGCTCAGCATCCTAAAAACCCGCTGATGGAGTCTGAGCTGATTGAGCAGCTGGAGTATTTAGAAGTTGCCCTAAACAGACTTTCTAAAGACGATCAGGAACTCATTCGCATGAAGTTTCTTTACCGTAAAACCTACGAGCAAATCCGCCAGCACTACAAGTACATAGCAGCGTCTGAGGATGTCGTTGTGCCCTCCGCTCAAGCGTTGAGGAAACGTGAATCGCGTGCTCTAGAACGACTGCGCAAAGTCTTTCTCGAATTGTATGAAGGAGGCGCCAGCAAATTTTATTAG
- a CDS encoding cyanoexosortase B system-associated protein, producing the protein MTTQPPSASLLPNRWVNLVLVVVLTALAGMAILPAYLSGQWPWANSPQVAQIDQLRALQKEGLTLPGWQQTTVESVPINRQTWTLVEYRADSPEAKSAPVQQFAVLLHPQPWHSNQPQLEWIDLAGAQKWRIEARRRLKVTSPQTGPVEARFFRAWGDRQSFAIVQWYALPSGGHPSPGHWFWANQWSQLTQHQLTPWVAVSLLLPMEPLGTIDAYQPLAETLTGLIQQQITAAAFK; encoded by the coding sequence ATGACCACTCAGCCTCCGTCTGCTAGCCTACTCCCCAACCGCTGGGTCAACTTAGTTTTAGTGGTTGTGCTTACCGCTCTGGCGGGGATGGCGATCTTGCCTGCCTACTTGAGCGGGCAGTGGCCCTGGGCCAACAGCCCCCAAGTCGCTCAGATCGATCAGCTGCGCGCCCTGCAAAAAGAAGGCCTGACCTTGCCCGGCTGGCAGCAAACCACCGTTGAATCCGTCCCCATCAACCGTCAAACCTGGACTTTAGTGGAGTATCGAGCAGACTCCCCTGAGGCCAAATCGGCTCCGGTGCAGCAGTTTGCGGTGTTGCTGCACCCCCAGCCCTGGCACAGCAACCAGCCTCAGCTGGAGTGGATCGATCTAGCCGGCGCACAAAAATGGCGCATTGAGGCGCGGCGTAGACTCAAGGTTACCTCTCCCCAAACTGGGCCGGTGGAGGCCAGGTTTTTTCGGGCCTGGGGCGATCGCCAGAGCTTTGCGATCGTACAGTGGTATGCCCTGCCCAGTGGTGGCCATCCATCGCCCGGCCACTGGTTTTGGGCAAACCAATGGTCTCAGCTCACCCAACACCAACTCACCCCCTGGGTAGCGGTGAGTTTGCTGCTGCCCATGGAGCCCTTGGGCACGATAGACGCCTATCAACCCCTGGCTGAAACCCTGACTGGACTCATTCAGCAACAGATTACCGCTGCGGCCTTTAAATAA
- the crtB gene encoding cyanoexosortase B, which yields MPSPRRYLTPPWAIAALLAILYGPLLLHWVDGWLNKSISIQHEYFSHGLLGLPFAAYIAWGKRQAWGELPNRCHPLGLGLVGLAGLMYLTRLPDWMNLSLPVMLVGLCLSLKAVAGLRLQAISLILVALATPNQLPYLIEPYILPLQRLIASVAGFLLVQLGIPVTVENIYLFVNGQTVEVAPHCAGLKMLFTSLYVALMLAYWTGAYTSRLRTALFFSGTVAISVVGNILRNAFLSYFHGTGRDGAFDWLHESWGGDLYSALMLLTIILLLRLIQDRVPDRLNLAVQSPSSSV from the coding sequence ATGCCCTCCCCTCGCCGCTACCTCACTCCCCCCTGGGCGATCGCCGCGCTCCTGGCAATCCTCTACGGGCCGCTGCTGCTGCACTGGGTCGATGGCTGGCTCAACAAGTCCATCAGCATTCAGCACGAGTACTTTAGCCACGGGCTGTTGGGGCTACCCTTTGCTGCCTACATTGCCTGGGGTAAGCGCCAGGCCTGGGGCGAATTGCCAAATCGCTGCCATCCCCTGGGCCTGGGTCTGGTGGGGCTAGCGGGTCTGATGTATCTCACCCGCCTGCCCGACTGGATGAATCTATCGCTGCCGGTCATGCTGGTGGGGCTATGCCTGAGCCTAAAAGCCGTCGCGGGGCTGCGGTTGCAGGCGATTTCTCTCATCTTGGTAGCGCTCGCAACGCCGAACCAATTGCCCTACCTGATTGAGCCCTATATTTTGCCCTTGCAGCGATTGATTGCGTCGGTAGCGGGGTTCTTGCTGGTGCAGCTCGGCATTCCGGTAACGGTCGAGAATATTTATCTGTTCGTGAACGGTCAAACGGTGGAGGTTGCCCCCCACTGCGCCGGGCTCAAAATGCTATTTACCAGCCTCTACGTCGCCCTGATGCTGGCCTATTGGACTGGGGCCTACACGTCGCGGCTGAGAACAGCCCTCTTCTTTAGCGGCACAGTAGCCATTAGCGTGGTGGGCAACATTCTCCGCAATGCGTTTTTGAGCTACTTCCACGGCACTGGGCGCGATGGCGCTTTTGATTGGCTCCACGAGAGCTGGGGCGGCGACCTCTACTCGGCCCTGATGCTGCTCACCATCATCCTGTTGCTGCGGCTGATTCAAGATCGGGTGCCCGATCGCCTCAATTTGGCGGTGCAGTCGCCGTCATCGTCGGTGTAG
- a CDS encoding DegT/DnrJ/EryC1/StrS family aminotransferase, which produces MTIPSPLAAPLAVPFVDLTWQHGPLQETIQGVINAVITQGDFVLGQALADFEANFASACGTQFGVGVGCGTDAIALGLIACGIVPGDEVILPANTFVATLMGVLRSGATPVFVDCDRTTALMDLDAAERAITPRTRAILPVHLYGQMVSPQGLLDLANRHQLIIFEDAAQAHLAQREGYTAGSIGLGAAFSFYPSKNLGALGDGGMFVTGDGLVAGTARSLRNYGATSKYYHTEPQGTNSRLDTLQAAVLNVKLPHLPGWNQARYAIAQHYDRRLASLVEHGILPIHNDAGPGHIYHLYVVRITDTCPSDRVHLQAQLTAAGIQTGIHYPIPCHLQPAFGLLGYGPGSFPQAEALSQEILSLPMYPGMTFEQVDYVVDAMVEAVTAAKSVGVLQAVNG; this is translated from the coding sequence ATGACCATCCCTTCTCCACTGGCAGCTCCTTTGGCGGTTCCTTTTGTCGATTTGACCTGGCAGCATGGGCCGTTGCAGGAGACCATTCAGGGGGTAATTAATGCTGTCATCACCCAGGGCGACTTTGTGCTGGGCCAGGCATTGGCTGACTTTGAGGCGAACTTTGCCTCGGCCTGCGGCACGCAGTTTGGGGTAGGGGTCGGCTGCGGGACCGATGCGATCGCCCTGGGTCTGATCGCCTGCGGCATTGTCCCTGGCGACGAGGTAATCTTGCCCGCCAATACCTTTGTGGCGACGCTGATGGGGGTGCTGCGGTCAGGGGCGACGCCCGTCTTTGTGGACTGCGATCGCACCACTGCCTTAATGGATCTCGATGCTGCCGAGCGGGCCATCACCCCCCGCACTCGCGCCATTTTGCCCGTACACCTCTATGGCCAAATGGTCTCGCCCCAAGGCTTGCTGGATTTAGCCAACCGTCACCAGCTGATTATCTTTGAAGACGCGGCCCAGGCTCACCTAGCCCAGCGCGAGGGCTACACCGCCGGTTCCATAGGCCTGGGGGCTGCCTTTAGCTTTTACCCCAGCAAGAATCTTGGCGCGTTAGGCGATGGGGGCATGTTTGTCACAGGCGACGGACTGGTTGCCGGGACGGCGCGATCGCTGCGCAACTACGGCGCCACCAGCAAGTACTACCACACTGAACCCCAGGGCACCAACAGCCGGTTAGACACCCTGCAAGCCGCCGTGCTCAACGTCAAACTTCCCCATTTGCCGGGGTGGAATCAGGCTCGCTATGCGATCGCCCAGCACTACGATCGCCGTCTTGCCTCCCTGGTTGAGCACGGCATCCTCCCCATACACAACGACGCCGGCCCCGGCCATATCTACCACCTCTATGTGGTGCGCATCACCGACACCTGCCCCAGCGATCGCGTTCATCTCCAAGCCCAACTTACCGCCGCTGGCATTCAAACCGGCATCCACTACCCTATCCCCTGCCACCTGCAACCCGCCTTTGGCCTCCTCGGCTACGGCCCCGGCAGCTTCCCCCAAGCCGAAGCCCTCAGCCAAGAGATTCTCTCCTTACCCATGTATCCCGGCATGACTTTCGAACAGGTCGATTACGTCGTAGACGCTATGGTTGAAGCAGTAACCGCCGCTAAGTCTGTCGGTGTTTTGCAAGCCGTGAATGGGTAG
- a CDS encoding Dethiobiotin synthetase, translating into MDFETSREFVVRQTLGTNEDLPDTFIACLRQGKPPVPGQVTSLLLALKALFEGLKNEPTLDRTLTQALFILSYESRQLYAQGQKAGVVWPPLLDEDLGRIGKAAQSIVFGEWQG; encoded by the coding sequence ATGGATTTTGAAACCTCTCGCGAATTTGTCGTCCGCCAAACCCTTGGCACCAACGAAGACCTGCCCGATACCTTTATTGCCTGCCTGCGGCAGGGCAAACCGCCTGTGCCGGGGCAGGTCACCTCTCTGCTGCTCGCCCTCAAGGCGCTGTTTGAAGGCCTAAAGAACGAACCTACCCTCGATCGCACCCTCACCCAGGCCCTCTTCATCCTTTCCTACGAGAGCCGCCAGCTCTACGCCCAGGGGCAAAAGGCTGGCGTCGTGTGGCCACCGCTGCTCGACGAAGATCTAGGGCGCATTGGGAAAGCGGCGCAGTCGATTGTGTTTGGGGAGTGGCAAGGGTGA
- the groES gene encoding co-chaperone GroES produces MAAVTLSVSTVKPLGDRILVKVSEAEEKTAGGILLPDTAKEKPQVGEVVQVGPGKRDDNGSFQPVEVKVGDKVLYSKYAGTDIKLGTNDYVLLRESDILAALG; encoded by the coding sequence ATGGCCGCAGTCACCCTGAGTGTGTCTACTGTGAAGCCTCTGGGCGATCGCATTTTGGTCAAGGTCAGCGAAGCTGAAGAAAAAACTGCTGGCGGCATTTTGCTGCCCGACACCGCTAAAGAAAAGCCCCAGGTAGGTGAAGTGGTGCAGGTCGGCCCCGGCAAGCGCGATGACAATGGCTCGTTCCAGCCTGTAGAGGTCAAAGTCGGCGACAAGGTGCTCTACTCCAAGTACGCCGGCACCGACATCAAGCTCGGCACCAACGACTACGTGCTGCTGCGCGAGTCTGACATTCTGGCTGCCCTTGGCTAG
- the groL gene encoding chaperonin GroEL (60 kDa chaperone family; promotes refolding of misfolded polypeptides especially under stressful conditions; forms two stacked rings of heptamers to form a barrel-shaped 14mer; ends can be capped by GroES; misfolded proteins enter the barrel where they are refolded when GroES binds), which produces MAKTITYNEDARRALERGFDILAEAVAVTLGPKGRNVVLEKKYGAPQIVNDGITIAKEIELDDHIENTAVSLLRQAASKTNDAAGDGTTTATVLGHAIVKEGLRNVAAGANAISLKRGIDKATAFLVEKIAEHARPVGDSKSIAQVGAISAGNDDEVGQMIANAMDKVGREGVISLEEGKSMTTELEVTEGMRFDKGYLSPYFVTDTERMEAVLDEPYILITDKKIALVQDLVPVLEQVARSGKPLMIIAEDIEKEALATLVVNRMRGVLNVAAVKAPGFGDRRKAMLEDIAVLTGGQVISEDTGLKLDNVKVDMLGSARRITITKDTTTVVAEGNEQQVKARCEQIRRQIDETESTYDKEKLQERLAKLSGGVAVIKVGAATETEMKDRKLRLEDAINATKAAVEEGIVPGGGTTLAHLAPQLEAWASGNLSGEELLGAQIVTRALTAPLSRIAENAGFNGAVIVEQVKEKDFNIGYDAANNQFVDMFEAGIVDPAKVTRSGLQNAASIASMVLTTECIVVDKPEPKAPAAGAGAGMGGDFDY; this is translated from the coding sequence ATGGCTAAAACGATCACCTACAACGAAGATGCCCGTCGCGCCCTAGAGCGTGGCTTCGACATTTTGGCTGAAGCCGTGGCCGTTACCCTCGGCCCCAAAGGCCGCAACGTGGTGCTAGAGAAAAAGTACGGCGCGCCCCAAATCGTCAACGACGGCATCACTATTGCTAAAGAAATTGAGCTAGACGATCATATTGAAAATACCGCCGTCTCTCTGCTGCGCCAGGCGGCTTCTAAGACCAACGACGCTGCTGGCGACGGCACCACTACCGCTACGGTGCTAGGTCATGCGATTGTCAAAGAAGGCCTGCGCAACGTTGCTGCCGGGGCCAACGCCATCTCGCTGAAGCGCGGCATCGACAAGGCCACTGCCTTCCTAGTTGAAAAAATTGCTGAGCACGCCCGTCCCGTTGGCGACTCTAAGTCGATCGCCCAGGTCGGTGCCATCTCTGCCGGCAACGACGATGAAGTTGGCCAAATGATTGCCAACGCTATGGATAAAGTTGGCCGCGAAGGCGTCATTTCCTTGGAAGAAGGCAAGTCGATGACCACCGAACTGGAGGTCACCGAGGGGATGCGCTTCGATAAGGGTTACCTGTCGCCCTACTTCGTCACCGACACCGAGCGCATGGAAGCGGTGCTCGATGAGCCCTACATTCTGATCACCGACAAGAAAATTGCCCTGGTGCAGGATCTGGTGCCCGTGCTGGAGCAAGTCGCTCGCTCCGGCAAGCCCCTGATGATCATCGCTGAAGACATCGAGAAAGAGGCTCTAGCTACTCTGGTGGTCAACCGCATGCGCGGTGTGCTGAATGTGGCCGCTGTGAAAGCGCCTGGGTTTGGCGATCGCCGCAAGGCCATGCTCGAAGACATCGCTGTGCTCACTGGCGGTCAGGTGATCTCTGAAGACACCGGCCTCAAGCTCGACAACGTGAAAGTGGACATGCTGGGCAGCGCCCGCCGCATCACCATCACCAAAGACACCACCACCGTCGTCGCCGAAGGTAACGAGCAACAGGTCAAAGCTCGCTGCGAGCAGATCCGTCGTCAGATCGACGAGACCGAGTCGACCTACGACAAAGAGAAGCTGCAAGAGCGCCTGGCTAAGCTTTCCGGCGGTGTGGCCGTGATCAAGGTCGGTGCTGCCACCGAAACCGAGATGAAGGACCGCAAGCTGCGCCTCGAAGACGCCATCAACGCCACTAAGGCAGCGGTTGAAGAAGGCATTGTCCCTGGCGGCGGCACCACCCTGGCTCACCTGGCACCCCAGCTCGAAGCTTGGGCCAGCGGCAACCTCAGCGGCGAAGAGCTGCTGGGTGCCCAGATCGTCACCCGCGCCCTCACTGCCCCCCTCAGCCGCATCGCCGAAAACGCGGGCTTCAACGGTGCCGTCATCGTTGAGCAGGTGAAGGAGAAAGACTTCAACATCGGCTATGACGCGGCCAACAACCAGTTTGTCGACATGTTCGAGGCTGGCATTGTGGACCCCGCTAAGGTGACTCGCTCTGGCCTGCAAAACGCGGCCTCCATCGCCTCGATGGTGCTGACCACTGAGTGCATTGTGGTTGACAAGCCTGAGCCTAAAGCCCCTGCCGCCGGCGCAGGCGCTGGCATGGGCGGCGACTTCGACTACTAA